A single region of the Salicibibacter cibi genome encodes:
- a CDS encoding GNAT family N-acetyltransferase has product MEHIKTYYREEVQASGKHLLFEGPISSEQIDRYEYHPGLVAFRQPREQKKALMDIAELPEGRINVAVDDGMIVGYVTFVYPDPLERWSESPLDNLLELGAIEVAHEYRGFKIGSRLLELSMYDDAMEDYIIITTEYYWHWDLKNSNTTVWGYRKFMEKMMNKGGLEWMATDDPEISSHPANCLLVRIGRRVSMEDVQTFDQIRFTDRFLF; this is encoded by the coding sequence ATGGAACACATCAAAACATATTATCGTGAAGAAGTGCAAGCCAGCGGAAAACATCTACTCTTTGAAGGTCCGATATCCAGTGAACAAATCGACCGTTATGAATACCATCCGGGGCTTGTCGCTTTTCGCCAACCGAGAGAACAAAAAAAAGCATTGATGGACATTGCCGAACTTCCCGAAGGACGGATCAACGTCGCCGTCGATGACGGCATGATCGTTGGATATGTAACGTTTGTTTATCCTGACCCTCTGGAACGTTGGTCAGAGAGTCCGTTGGATAATTTGCTTGAACTGGGGGCCATAGAAGTCGCACATGAATACCGGGGATTTAAAATCGGGAGTCGCTTGCTTGAACTATCGATGTACGACGATGCCATGGAAGACTATATCATTATTACAACCGAATACTATTGGCACTGGGATTTAAAAAATAGCAATACGACTGTCTGGGGATATAGGAAATTCATGGAGAAGATGATGAATAAAGGCGGCTTGGAATGGATGGCCACCGATGATCCGGAAATTAGTTCCCATCCGGCCAATTGTTTATTGGTACGGATCGGAAGACGTGTTTCCATGGAAGATGTACAAACCTTCGATCAAATTCGCTTTACAGACCGATTCCTGTTTTAA
- the motP gene encoding flagellar motor protein MotP: MKKLDLFTPIGLILGLVVIGLAIYFNSGMDVVILFMQLASVFIVFGGVSAALFVNFSAPELRKLPAIVKEAFRHRKYDLRELNDTFVMLAKKARKEGLLALESQLDDDVEDPFIKKGVRLAVDGIEPEMIQDIMMAEVVSMEERHKRGRRIIERAGDFAPAWGMIGTLVALVIMLNDLDDPATLGPSMALAMLTTLYGAILANLFFNPMASKLENKTETEVFVNQVMIEGIIGIQSGQNPHILEEKLRAFIREEKKPEYDVGESGVLAHEV, from the coding sequence TTGAAAAAATTAGATCTGTTCACACCGATAGGTTTAATATTGGGGCTGGTCGTTATTGGGCTGGCGATTTACTTTAATTCAGGCATGGACGTCGTTATATTATTTATGCAGCTTGCTTCTGTATTCATTGTTTTTGGTGGAGTTTCCGCTGCATTGTTTGTGAATTTTTCAGCCCCGGAATTAAGGAAATTGCCAGCTATCGTAAAAGAAGCATTTCGACACCGGAAATACGATTTGCGGGAACTGAACGACACCTTCGTCATGTTGGCAAAAAAAGCCAGAAAAGAAGGCTTATTGGCATTGGAGTCGCAACTGGATGACGATGTGGAAGACCCTTTTATTAAAAAAGGTGTTCGTCTGGCTGTAGACGGAATCGAGCCGGAAATGATCCAAGATATAATGATGGCTGAGGTCGTTTCGATGGAAGAGCGCCATAAAAGGGGCCGCCGGATCATTGAACGGGCAGGGGATTTCGCACCTGCTTGGGGGATGATCGGCACACTCGTTGCCCTTGTCATTATGCTCAATGATCTGGATGATCCAGCTACTCTCGGACCAAGTATGGCCCTTGCGATGTTGACCACATTATATGGTGCGATTTTAGCGAACTTATTTTTCAATCCGATGGCGAGCAAGCTGGAAAATAAAACGGAAACGGAAGTTTTCGTTAATCAAGTTATGATCGAAGGGATCATAGGTATTCAATCGGGCCAGAATCCGCATATTTTAGAAGAGAAACTGCGAGCATTCATACGTGAAGAAAAAAAGCCGGAGTATGACGTAGGAGAATCCGGGGTACTCGCCCATGAAGTTTAG
- a CDS encoding CBS and ACT domain-containing protein has protein sequence MNAEEIMRTNVHKLMMEDKIESAVELMEKERLRHIPVVADDDTLIGIISDRDVRDARFSIFSNKHLDAILQKPVKEIMKTDVFTVHPLEYVADVASMLSEHQITGAPVTVDDKLVGMITGRDLLDTLVQLMGADQPSSQIEVKVTDASGQLADVAAIFKRYGINVTGMLIYPDKQSEYKILAFRVQAMDIRSVIASLKEEGYEIASPSIPNIGSSSAYD, from the coding sequence ATGAACGCCGAAGAAATTATGAGAACGAACGTTCACAAGCTAATGATGGAGGACAAAATTGAAAGCGCTGTAGAACTCATGGAAAAGGAACGCCTGCGCCACATCCCGGTCGTCGCCGATGATGACACTCTCATCGGCATTATTTCCGATCGAGACGTTCGCGATGCCAGGTTTTCCATTTTCAGCAATAAGCACTTGGATGCCATTTTACAAAAACCTGTAAAGGAAATCATGAAAACCGACGTTTTCACTGTTCATCCCCTCGAGTATGTGGCAGATGTAGCCTCTATGCTCAGTGAACACCAAATCACCGGAGCCCCGGTAACCGTTGATGATAAACTTGTGGGTATGATTACCGGAAGAGACCTGCTCGATACACTCGTCCAACTCATGGGCGCGGACCAACCAAGCTCACAAATTGAGGTGAAGGTAACTGATGCAAGCGGACAACTGGCCGATGTAGCTGCAATTTTCAAGCGTTACGGCATTAATGTGACGGGCATGCTTATCTATCCCGATAAACAAAGCGAATATAAAATTCTCGCATTCCGTGTCCAAGCGATGGATATACGATCCGTCATTGCCTCACTCAAAGAGGAAGGATACGAAATCGCCAGTCCTTCCATCCCGAATATAGGGAGCTCTTCCGCTTATGACTAA
- the murC gene encoding UDP-N-acetylmuramate--L-alanine ligase, producing MTSYHLIGIKGSGMSALAQVLHDMDETVQGSDVDKFFFTQNPLEKRGIPIYAFHKQNVNREHTIVASAAYNDDNEEIAEANTQGLSVKAYPTFLGELASRFTSIAVTGTHGKTSTTGLLSHVLGSYRPTSYLIGDGTGKGEKNSSFFVFEACEYRRHFLNYRPDYAIITNIDYDHPDYFQDINDVVDAFDEMAAQVNKAIIACGDDEYLQTLNAPVPIVYYGIDGNHDFTAKNIQSEEGGTNFDVMIRGDYFETFTIPGHGDHNVLNALAVIALCHYEEMPTETMKKRLADFPGVKRRFTEKKWGSQLLIDDYAHHPTEIKATIEAARSKFPDREIVAVFQPHTFTRTVTFIQEFADVLRLADVVYLCDIFGSTREERGQTTIEDLLNLIPEAQLMQMTDVDMLANHNDSVLLFMGAGDIQKYQSAYEEFSSSKA from the coding sequence ATGACTAGTTACCACTTGATTGGCATAAAAGGATCGGGAATGAGTGCGTTGGCTCAAGTTCTTCATGATATGGATGAGACCGTGCAAGGATCCGATGTAGATAAATTTTTCTTCACACAAAACCCTTTAGAAAAGCGAGGCATTCCGATATACGCGTTCCACAAGCAAAATGTAAACCGTGAACATACCATCGTAGCTTCGGCGGCTTACAATGACGATAATGAAGAAATCGCGGAAGCAAATACACAAGGTCTATCCGTTAAAGCTTATCCGACTTTTTTGGGTGAGTTGGCCTCTCGGTTCACTTCCATTGCCGTTACCGGAACGCATGGGAAAACATCAACGACGGGCTTGCTTTCCCATGTGCTTGGTTCTTACCGACCGACGTCCTATCTGATCGGTGATGGCACTGGAAAAGGTGAGAAAAACAGTTCATTTTTCGTTTTTGAAGCATGTGAATACCGACGGCATTTTCTTAACTATCGCCCGGATTACGCGATCATAACAAACATTGATTATGATCACCCCGATTACTTTCAAGACATTAATGATGTCGTCGATGCTTTTGATGAGATGGCCGCTCAAGTAAACAAAGCCATCATTGCCTGTGGAGATGATGAGTATTTACAAACCCTCAATGCCCCGGTACCCATCGTTTATTACGGCATCGATGGCAACCATGATTTCACGGCAAAGAATATTCAAAGCGAGGAAGGCGGCACGAATTTTGATGTGATGATCAGAGGGGATTATTTCGAAACGTTCACGATTCCCGGCCATGGCGACCATAACGTCTTAAATGCGCTCGCGGTCATCGCGCTCTGTCATTACGAAGAGATGCCGACTGAAACAATGAAAAAACGTTTGGCGGACTTCCCCGGGGTAAAAAGGCGCTTCACCGAGAAAAAATGGGGTTCACAGTTGCTTATCGATGATTATGCACATCACCCGACGGAGATTAAAGCGACCATTGAAGCAGCCAGATCGAAATTTCCGGATCGTGAAATCGTAGCTGTATTTCAGCCGCACACATTTACGAGAACCGTTACATTTATTCAGGAATTTGCGGATGTGTTGAGACTGGCCGATGTTGTCTATTTGTGCGATATTTTCGGCTCTACGAGAGAAGAGCGAGGGCAAACGACGATTGAAGATTTATTGAACTTAATTCCCGAGGCTCAATTAATGCAAATGACCGATGTCGATATGCTCGCAAACCATAATGATAGTGTGTTACTGTTTATGGGAGCAGGCGATATTCAAAAGTACCAAAGCGCATACGAAGAATTTTCTTCATCCAAAGCATGA
- a CDS encoding YtxH domain-containing protein, which yields MGDMNTKDLLIGTFIGGIVGATTALLLAPKSGKELRGDISEGAVTAKDKTYEITNTAYEKGSDFASSAIDKTQNVAKTVSDQSNQVVGRIKDAAGQIKSDINDAQKSAEELADDLSNEVESAGENIGDSVKKEAEDLKKEDGDRS from the coding sequence ATGGGAGACATGAATACGAAAGATTTATTAATAGGAACATTTATCGGAGGAATTGTAGGAGCAACGACAGCACTGCTGCTTGCGCCAAAATCCGGGAAGGAACTAAGAGGAGACATCAGCGAAGGGGCCGTAACCGCGAAAGATAAAACGTATGAAATCACGAATACTGCCTATGAAAAAGGCAGTGATTTTGCAAGTTCCGCGATTGACAAAACGCAAAATGTGGCCAAAACCGTCTCGGACCAATCAAACCAAGTCGTTGGCCGTATTAAAGATGCTGCCGGACAAATTAAAAGTGATATCAATGATGCGCAAAAATCGGCGGAAGAGCTCGCAGATGACCTGTCCAATGAGGTGGAATCTGCAGGAGAAAACATTGGAGACTCGGTGAAAAAAGAGGCTGAAGACTTGAAAAAAGAAGACGGGGACCGTTCGTAA
- the motS gene encoding flagellar motor protein MotS: MKFRRTTKTRVNQKQWLTTFSDMMIIMLVFFIMLFSISIVDAQRFQDLVDSFQGQDIFDEASSIVAEEPEATGSDDDQMYGDSQGETEDDELDSLLEEASSYIENNELEDMITATREDRGVKLVLQDRLLFDTGEAYILEEAEPFLDETVTLLEELPYSVEVEGHTDNRPIETYRYPSNWELSSARATSVIRYFIEEGDLDSSRFVATGFGDTQPVEANDSLETMQENRRVVIFVTDPGFEEES; this comes from the coding sequence ATGAAGTTTAGAAGAACAACAAAAACACGGGTGAATCAAAAGCAGTGGCTCACGACCTTCTCGGATATGATGATTATCATGTTGGTATTTTTTATTATGTTATTCTCCATTTCGATCGTTGATGCGCAGCGGTTTCAAGATTTGGTGGATTCCTTTCAGGGACAGGACATATTTGACGAGGCGTCATCCATCGTAGCCGAAGAACCGGAAGCAACCGGTTCGGATGATGATCAAATGTATGGCGACAGCCAAGGAGAGACAGAGGATGATGAACTGGATTCCCTTTTGGAAGAGGCAAGTAGCTACATAGAAAATAATGAACTTGAAGATATGATTACGGCCACCCGTGAAGATCGGGGAGTAAAGCTTGTCTTGCAAGACCGGCTGTTGTTTGATACCGGAGAAGCGTACATTTTGGAAGAAGCTGAACCTTTTTTGGATGAAACGGTCACGCTTTTGGAAGAATTACCCTATTCTGTAGAGGTGGAAGGCCATACGGATAACAGACCGATTGAGACCTATCGGTACCCTTCCAATTGGGAATTATCAAGCGCGCGGGCAACGAGTGTAATTCGCTATTTTATTGAAGAGGGTGATCTTGACAGTTCCCGTTTTGTGGCCACGGGCTTCGGGGATACACAACCTGTTGAAGCGAATGATTCACTCGAAACTATGCAGGAAAACCGTCGAGTCGTTATTTTCGTTACGGATCCCGGTTTTGAAGAAGAATCGTGA
- a CDS encoding bifunctional 3-deoxy-7-phosphoheptulonate synthase/chorismate mutase yields MSNEELEQLRASLDDKNMEILKLINERAEIVQKIGGVKSKSGTKRFDPVRERKMLDLIAAENEGPFKTSTLQHLFKQIFKASLELMGEDEQKALLVSRKKHPDNTVVSVKNEPIGDGIQRIIAGPCSVESEEQVFTVAEALKERGVNLLRGGAYKPRSSPYDFQGLGLEGLKILKKAGERFDMAVISEIVTPGDVETALDYLDVIQIGARNMQNFELLKEVGSTNKPVLLKRGLSATISEFMQAAEYVMSRGNTNLMLCERGIRTYETATRNTLDISAIPILKQETHLPVLADVTHSTGRRDLLLPAAKAALAIGADAVMAEVHPDPAVALSDSAQQMDIEQFNHFIDTLRDAQLLKDGVGATAKI; encoded by the coding sequence GTGAGCAACGAGGAATTGGAGCAACTGCGCGCTTCTTTGGATGATAAAAACATGGAAATATTAAAGTTAATTAACGAACGCGCAGAAATCGTACAAAAAATTGGCGGGGTAAAAAGCAAGTCGGGGACAAAGCGCTTTGACCCTGTTCGGGAACGTAAAATGCTCGATTTAATCGCGGCAGAAAATGAAGGACCGTTTAAAACAAGCACGTTGCAACATCTTTTTAAACAAATATTCAAAGCGAGTTTAGAGCTCATGGGTGAAGATGAGCAAAAAGCATTGCTCGTCTCTCGCAAAAAACACCCGGATAATACGGTCGTGTCGGTTAAAAACGAACCAATCGGCGATGGCATCCAACGCATAATCGCGGGGCCATGTTCGGTGGAAAGCGAAGAACAGGTCTTCACGGTAGCGGAAGCATTAAAAGAACGCGGCGTGAACTTGTTGCGCGGTGGTGCCTATAAGCCTCGGTCATCCCCTTATGATTTCCAAGGGTTGGGTTTGGAAGGCTTAAAGATTTTGAAAAAAGCCGGCGAGCGCTTTGACATGGCAGTGATCAGCGAAATCGTAACCCCCGGAGATGTAGAGACGGCGCTCGATTACCTTGATGTGATCCAAATCGGTGCGCGTAACATGCAAAACTTTGAACTGCTGAAAGAAGTAGGCTCTACAAATAAACCCGTGCTGTTGAAGCGAGGATTGTCGGCAACCATTTCTGAATTTATGCAAGCGGCAGAGTATGTGATGTCGAGGGGAAATACGAATCTCATGCTTTGTGAACGGGGCATACGCACTTATGAAACGGCTACGCGTAATACCCTTGATATTTCAGCCATCCCTATTTTAAAACAGGAAACACATTTGCCTGTGCTTGCGGATGTTACGCATTCAACAGGGAGAAGGGATTTATTATTGCCGGCGGCTAAAGCAGCGCTCGCCATTGGCGCAGATGCTGTAATGGCGGAGGTTCATCCGGATCCGGCCGTAGCCCTTTCGGATTCTGCCCAACAAATGGACATTGAACAGTTCAACCACTTCATCGACACTTTACGCGATGCCCAATTGCTTAAAGATGGGGTGGGAGCAACGGCAAAAATATAA
- the acsA gene encoding acetate--CoA ligase, protein MELQSLPPQGGDHNLQNYEKAVKQFDWAEVEKAFSFYETGKVNMAYEAIDRHAEKENKKDQVALYYSDDQRDESYTFADMKKMTDKAANVFKEAGIEKGDRVFIFMPRSPELYFAALGAIKVGAIIGPLFEAFMEGAVKDRLQNSEAKAIVTTNDLVGRVPVSDLPALEKVFIDGDTVKEEGKTLDFKTRLENASENHDITWVDREDGLILHYTSGSTGMPKGVLHVHAAMLQHYQTGKWVLDLKEDDVYWCTADPGWVTGTSYGIFAPWLNGVTNVVRGGRFSPEAWYGTLEKYNVTVWYSAPTALRMLASAGDDVVKNYDLSSLRHILSVGEPLNPEVVRWGNEVYGLRIHDSWWMTETGAIMITNFPTLTVKPGSMGKPIPGVEAAILDDQGNELPPNRMGNLAMKTGWPSMMRTIWNNEEKYNGYFEFPGWYVSGDSAYKDEDGYYWFQGRVDDVIVTSGERVGPFEIESKLVEHPAVGEAGVIGKPDPVRGEIIKAFVALREGYEESDELKEDIRVFVKNGLAAHAAPREMDIRDKLPKTRSGKIMRRVLKAWELDLPTGDLSTMDDD, encoded by the coding sequence ATGGAATTGCAATCGCTTCCACCTCAAGGTGGAGATCACAATCTACAAAATTACGAAAAAGCAGTGAAACAGTTTGATTGGGCAGAAGTCGAGAAAGCATTCTCCTTTTACGAAACAGGGAAAGTGAATATGGCATATGAAGCTATTGATCGGCATGCGGAGAAAGAGAATAAAAAAGATCAGGTCGCGTTATATTACAGTGACGATCAACGCGATGAGTCTTATACATTTGCCGACATGAAAAAAATGACCGATAAGGCAGCAAATGTATTTAAAGAAGCAGGGATTGAAAAAGGGGACCGTGTGTTTATCTTCATGCCGCGTTCGCCTGAATTATATTTTGCCGCTCTCGGTGCCATTAAGGTGGGCGCGATCATTGGCCCATTGTTTGAAGCTTTTATGGAAGGTGCGGTAAAAGACCGTCTGCAAAACAGTGAAGCTAAAGCGATTGTAACGACAAATGACCTGGTTGGGCGTGTGCCCGTTTCGGATCTCCCTGCGTTGGAAAAGGTATTTATCGATGGGGATACTGTGAAAGAAGAAGGAAAAACCCTTGATTTTAAAACACGACTGGAAAATGCATCAGAAAATCATGATATTACTTGGGTGGATCGTGAAGATGGCCTTATTTTGCATTATACTTCCGGTTCAACGGGGATGCCGAAAGGCGTGTTGCACGTTCACGCAGCCATGCTCCAGCATTATCAAACGGGCAAATGGGTCCTTGACTTGAAAGAAGACGATGTATATTGGTGTACAGCCGATCCGGGATGGGTGACCGGAACGTCTTATGGTATTTTTGCACCTTGGTTGAACGGGGTTACCAACGTTGTTCGCGGCGGACGGTTCAGTCCCGAAGCCTGGTACGGGACGTTGGAAAAATACAATGTCACGGTTTGGTATAGTGCGCCAACCGCCCTTCGAATGTTGGCAAGCGCCGGTGACGACGTAGTAAAAAATTATGATTTATCAAGCTTGAGGCATATTTTAAGCGTCGGTGAACCGCTAAATCCTGAAGTTGTGCGTTGGGGGAATGAAGTCTATGGACTTCGTATTCATGATTCCTGGTGGATGACGGAAACCGGCGCGATCATGATTACGAATTTCCCGACGTTGACGGTGAAGCCCGGATCGATGGGGAAACCGATTCCGGGTGTAGAAGCAGCGATTCTTGATGACCAGGGAAATGAATTGCCGCCGAATCGAATGGGGAATCTTGCCATGAAAACGGGTTGGCCGTCGATGATGCGCACCATTTGGAATAACGAGGAAAAATATAACGGCTACTTTGAGTTCCCGGGTTGGTACGTTTCCGGCGATTCAGCTTATAAAGACGAAGATGGCTATTACTGGTTCCAGGGGCGTGTGGATGATGTGATCGTCACTTCCGGCGAGCGCGTCGGTCCATTTGAGATAGAAAGTAAACTTGTAGAACATCCGGCTGTGGGCGAAGCAGGCGTGATCGGTAAGCCCGATCCTGTGCGTGGGGAAATCATTAAAGCATTCGTTGCCCTGCGGGAAGGATATGAAGAAAGTGATGAATTGAAAGAAGACATTCGGGTATTTGTTAAAAACGG
- a CDS encoding acetoin utilization protein AcuC: MTNKHAAFIFNEEQLDYKFNDTHPFNPLRLRLTIDLLQSLGALSSNEIIPPRKATDEEIGLFHEKNYIEAVKRGSVEQLPTGTAANYGLGTEDTPIFKNMHDASALLVGGTIQAVDEVMEERYEHAANLGGGLHHGFRGKASGFCIYNDSAIAIRYIRKHYNARVLYIDTDAHHGDGVQWAFYDDPNVMTLSIHETGRYLFPGTGAITEKGAGQGYGYTLNLPLDAFTEDESFLTCYETAVKEACAFFQPDVIVTQNGADAHFLDPLTHLATTLRTFKQVPKIAREMANEYCDGKWIAVGGGGYDLWRVVPLAWSNVWLEMSGQASFAQGKLPEKWRNHWSDKATDPLPRYWEEPEHEVPKIPRRPEINQKNAQTLEKSLYYIRREIKNAR, translated from the coding sequence ATGACTAACAAACACGCAGCATTTATATTCAACGAAGAACAACTGGACTACAAATTTAACGACACCCACCCTTTTAATCCGTTGCGATTGAGACTAACGATTGATCTTTTACAATCATTAGGGGCATTATCTTCCAACGAGATTATTCCGCCAAGAAAAGCGACGGACGAAGAGATTGGGCTGTTCCATGAAAAGAATTATATCGAAGCTGTAAAAAGGGGATCGGTCGAACAATTACCGACGGGGACGGCCGCTAATTATGGCCTCGGCACAGAGGACACGCCTATTTTCAAAAATATGCACGATGCCTCCGCATTACTCGTCGGCGGCACCATCCAAGCAGTAGATGAAGTGATGGAGGAACGATACGAACACGCTGCTAATCTCGGAGGCGGCTTGCACCATGGATTTCGTGGAAAAGCATCCGGATTTTGCATCTACAATGACAGCGCCATTGCTATCCGTTATATTCGGAAACATTATAATGCCCGTGTCCTTTATATCGACACCGACGCCCATCATGGCGACGGTGTCCAATGGGCATTCTACGACGATCCAAACGTCATGACCCTTTCCATTCACGAGACGGGACGATACTTGTTCCCGGGTACCGGTGCAATTACGGAAAAGGGCGCCGGACAAGGGTACGGCTATACGTTGAACCTTCCGCTTGACGCGTTCACGGAAGATGAATCGTTCTTAACCTGTTATGAAACCGCTGTAAAGGAAGCTTGTGCATTTTTCCAACCGGATGTCATTGTAACCCAAAACGGGGCAGACGCCCATTTCCTTGATCCGCTCACGCATTTGGCGACAACACTCCGCACATTTAAACAAGTGCCGAAAATCGCTCGTGAAATGGCGAATGAATATTGTGACGGCAAATGGATCGCCGTTGGCGGCGGTGGTTATGATCTGTGGCGAGTCGTCCCCCTTGCCTGGTCCAATGTTTGGTTGGAGATGAGCGGCCAAGCGTCGTTTGCTCAAGGAAAACTTCCGGAAAAGTGGCGAAACCACTGGAGCGATAAAGCGACCGATCCCCTTCCCCGATACTGGGAAGAACCGGAGCACGAGGTTCCGAAAATCCCGCGACGACCCGAAATCAACCAAAAAAATGCACAAACCCTTGAAAAGTCACTCTACTATATCCGACGAGAAATAAAGAATGCACGTTAG
- a CDS encoding DUF948 domain-containing protein has product MTIVYISVAVVAVAIVVLIIYIIQTLKSAQGVVKQLGNTADAVEKQLQGITSETEDLVKTTNRLAEDFESKSESLEGLFATAEDLGKTTEQVSESIQHMSRTVSQETDRNAEQVAQVVQWGSACIDLYDKWKNRRNKENNS; this is encoded by the coding sequence ATGACGATTGTGTATATAAGTGTTGCGGTTGTTGCCGTTGCGATCGTAGTCCTTATTATTTATATTATACAAACACTTAAGTCGGCACAGGGGGTGGTGAAACAGTTGGGTAATACAGCTGACGCTGTAGAAAAACAACTGCAAGGGATTACGTCTGAGACTGAAGATCTCGTCAAAACGACAAACCGTCTGGCGGAAGATTTTGAATCGAAATCAGAATCATTGGAGGGGTTGTTTGCAACGGCTGAAGATCTTGGCAAAACAACCGAGCAAGTTTCAGAGTCCATTCAACATATGTCACGAACCGTCTCACAAGAAACGGATCGTAATGCAGAACAGGTAGCGCAAGTGGTTCAATGGGGGAGTGCATGCATTGACCTCTACGACAAGTGGAAAAACCGCAGAAACAAAGAGAACAACTCTTAA
- the ccpA gene encoding catabolite control protein A — translation MSATIYDVADEAKVSMATVSRVVNGNPNVKPATRKKVLNAIEKLDYRPNAVARGLASKKTTTVGVIIPDISSIFFSELARGIEDIATMYKYNIILSNSDKNKNKEIHLLNTLMEKQVDGILFMGGEITEEHVEHMRSSSIPIVLAATYHENAEFPSVNIDYAQAAFDAVDYLVKKGHTRIGMVTGTLEDPVNGYQKFKGYKQALTENNVPFDESLISVCDYTYDSAIESVQDFITLENKPTAIFSATDEMALGVIHGLQDRGLRIPDDVEVVGFDNTRLATMVRPTLTTVVQPMYDIGAVSMRLLTKFMDNEMIEEQNVVLPHQIEYRNTTIHQEKIKE, via the coding sequence ATGAGTGCCACGATCTATGACGTCGCTGATGAAGCAAAGGTTTCAATGGCTACAGTTTCCAGAGTTGTTAATGGGAATCCCAATGTGAAACCGGCGACAAGAAAAAAGGTTTTGAACGCAATTGAGAAGTTAGATTACCGGCCGAATGCTGTTGCCCGGGGATTGGCCAGCAAAAAAACGACAACCGTCGGCGTGATCATTCCCGATATTTCAAGTATTTTCTTCTCGGAACTTGCGCGCGGCATTGAAGATATTGCGACGATGTATAAGTATAATATTATTTTAAGTAACTCCGATAAGAATAAAAATAAGGAAATTCATTTGCTCAACACATTAATGGAGAAGCAGGTGGACGGAATTTTATTCATGGGCGGGGAAATTACAGAAGAACATGTCGAGCATATGAGAAGTTCTTCGATTCCGATTGTGTTGGCTGCGACGTACCATGAAAATGCGGAGTTTCCATCGGTGAATATTGATTACGCGCAAGCTGCATTCGACGCGGTAGATTATTTAGTAAAAAAAGGGCACACACGTATTGGCATGGTCACAGGGACGCTGGAAGATCCTGTCAACGGTTATCAAAAATTTAAAGGGTACAAGCAAGCGCTCACTGAAAATAATGTCCCGTTTGATGAATCATTAATTTCGGTGTGCGATTATACGTATGACTCGGCCATCGAATCCGTACAGGACTTTATAACGCTTGAGAACAAGCCTACAGCGATCTTTTCAGCGACGGATGAAATGGCGCTCGGCGTAATTCACGGATTGCAGGATCGCGGCCTGCGGATTCCGGATGATGTTGAAGTGGTCGGATTTGATAACACAAGACTGGCGACGATGGTTCGCCCTACGCTCACGACGGTTGTGCAGCCGATGTATGATATCGGTGCTGTTTCCATGCGATTGTTAACGAAATTCATGGATAATGAAATGATCGAAGAGCAAAACGTCGTTCTTCCACATCAAATTGAATATCGGAATACGACAATCCATCAAGAAAAGATCAAAGAATAA